In the Rhodothermales bacterium genome, CGCACCTCGAAATCGAGCGAGGAATCGCCGAAGCCCTTGAAGTGCACGCGCGGCTCCGGGGTCTCGAGCACGCTCTCGTCGGACTTCGCCGCCGCCATGATCAGCGGTTCCATGTCTTCGATGCGCGTCCCGTAGGCCACGCCGAACGGCACGCGCATCCGCTGCCGGCGCGAGGGGCCGCCGCTTTCGTTGATGATCTTGGAGTTGGCGATGATCGCGTTAGGCACCGTCACCTCGACCTGGTCGAGCGTCAGGATCCGTGTGCTGCGCAGGCCGATCTGTGTCACCCGGCCGCGCTCCGACCCGTCGAGCACGATGAAGTCGCCGATTTTGTAGGGGGAATCCGCCAGGATGGACACGCCGGCGAACAGGTTCGCGAACGTCTCCTGGGCGGCCAGGCCCACCCCGAGCCCGACGATGCCCGCGGAGGCCAGCCATCCGCTCACGTTGATATCCCAGTTCAGCATGATCAGGTAGCTGCCGATCCCGAAAATCACCACCTTGGCCACGATGTCGAAGAGCGGCACCGTCGGCATCTGGACGGCGCGGAAGCGATCCTCGTTGCTACTCATCCAGCGCAGCACGACCGACGTGAGGCGGATCGTCGCGGTCGCCCAGATGAGGACCATGAGGGTTTTGATGATGCCCTGGACGACGTCGGCCGCCTGCCCCTCCGGCAAGACAGTCTCGATGGCGATGCGCAGTCCGACCAGCATCACGGTCTGAAACACCGGACGATGCAGCACCTCCAGGATGCGGTCGTCGACATCCGACCGGGTTCGGCTGGCCAGCCGGCGCACGAGCCCGATCATGAACCGATCGATCAGGCGCGCCAGGATCAGCGCCCCGGCGAGCACGAGGACGGCGTTCAGGTAGGGATGGGCACTGAGGTACTCCAGGTACGGGCGGATGGTATCCATGAGGCGCGGGTCACGAGGTTATCACCAGTTGGCGCCGTCGCCGTCTACGAGGCGCCAGAGGTACCAGCTGGCGATGCTGCGAAACGGACGCCACCGCTCGCCATAGGCTTCGAGGGTGCGCGGCGTCGGGAGGTCGTCCGATCCATCGAGGAGTTGAAAGCCTTTGCGTACGCCGAGATCCGTGGAGGGCAGCACGTCGGGCCGGCCGAGATTGAAGATCAGGAGCATCTCCACCGTCCATCGCCCCACGCCGCGCACCGCGCTGAGCCGATCGATGATCTCGTAGTCGGAGAGATCGTGGAGGTCGGCCATCCGGGGGACCGTCCCGTCGAGCGTCTTGCGCGACAGGTCCTGGATCGCCGCGAGCTTGTTGCGGGACAGGCCGGCGCCCCGCAGGGCCTCGTCGGGCAGCGCGAGGACGGTTTCCGGATCCATGCGCCGTTCCGGATCCAGCTCCAGCACGCGCCGATGGATGGTGCCGGCGGCCTTGCCGGAGAGCTGCTGGTAGACGATCGCCTTCAGCAGGGCGTGATACGGATCCTCGATGGGTTCCACGACGAGCGTGCAGGCGCCGCATCGCGCGATGACAGAGGCCAGCGCGCGATCGGCTTCCGACAGGGCGCGCTCGGCAGCGCGCAAATCATACGGTGTACTCACGCCGTTGCCCGATGGAGGATGCCGCCGGCCGGCAGAACGATCGCCCTGCCGGCCGGCGTGCTGTTCATCCGTTCGAAGGAAGCGGTCCGCTCGACATCAGGAAGAGCGGGCTCTGTTCGAACGCGTTGTATTTCGGACGCAACCGTTCGGTGTTGTAGTAGCGGTCGACATCCACCACCTTCTTCGTGCCCACGATCACGTCGATCGGCACGTTGCCGTAGCAGCCTTCGCGCACGCACACCAGGCGGCCCGAGACGCCTTTCATCACCAGTTCGAGCGCCAGGGTGCCGTAGGCCATCGGGACGATCGAGTCGAGCGCATCCGGGTTGCCCGAACGTACCATGTACCCGAGACGCTGGTTGATGACATTGACACGCCGGCCGTTGTTGAATTTGGCGGACAGGTTCTTGAGCGCGGTAGCCACCTTGTCGCCGATCCCACCGAGCTTCTTGTGCCCGTACTGGTCGGTTTCGTCGCTCAGGAACGACATGTTTTCTTCCCCGCGGATGCGGGCGCCTTCCGACACCAGCACCACCGAGTAGTGGCTGGGGTTGCGCTTCCGGTCGTACACCATCAGTTCCGCCAGCTGCTCGATATCGAAATCGTGCTCGGGGATCAGGCAGCGGTCGGCGGCGCCGGCCATCGTCGGCAGGACGGCCGTGAAGCCGGCGTAGCGGCCAAACACCTCGATCACCAGGAAGCGTTCGTGGGAGCCGGCGGACGTGCGCAGCGCGTGCGTCAGTTCGATCGTGCGGGTCACGCACGTGCCGAAACCGATGCAGTAGTCGGTGCCCGGCACGTCGTTGTCCATCGTCTTCGGGATGGCCACCACCTTGACGCCCAGGTCGTGCAAACGAT is a window encoding:
- a CDS encoding mechanosensitive ion channel family protein; this translates as MDTIRPYLEYLSAHPYLNAVLVLAGALILARLIDRFMIGLVRRLASRTRSDVDDRILEVLHRPVFQTVMLVGLRIAIETVLPEGQAADVVQGIIKTLMVLIWATATIRLTSVVLRWMSSNEDRFRAVQMPTVPLFDIVAKVVIFGIGSYLIMLNWDINVSGWLASAGIVGLGVGLAAQETFANLFAGVSILADSPYKIGDFIVLDGSERGRVTQIGLRSTRILTLDQVEVTVPNAIIANSKIINESGGPSRRQRMRVPFGVAYGTRIEDMEPLIMAAAKSDESVLETPEPRVHFKGFGDSSLDFEVRCWIERPEEREQIVNRINRAIYRTLNEAGIEIPFPKRDLYIKEWPERLLR
- a CDS encoding ATP-dependent 6-phosphofructokinase, whose amino-acid sequence is MAGYKGTIGILTGGGDVPGLNPAIRGVTIRALREGYRVLGIRRGWAGLVDIIPDKHADNSANVIELTEDTVNRAGRTGGTFLHSSRTRPSTLPQSIVPPHLRDKYTAEINDVTPSVLNNIEFLGIDYLIPIGGDDTLSYGHRLHDLGVKVVAIPKTMDNDVPGTDYCIGFGTCVTRTIELTHALRTSAGSHERFLVIEVFGRYAGFTAVLPTMAGAADRCLIPEHDFDIEQLAELMVYDRKRNPSHYSVVLVSEGARIRGEENMSFLSDETDQYGHKKLGGIGDKVATALKNLSAKFNNGRRVNVINQRLGYMVRSGNPDALDSIVPMAYGTLALELVMKGVSGRLVCVREGCYGNVPIDVIVGTKKVVDVDRYYNTERLRPKYNAFEQSPLFLMSSGPLPSNG